The following coding sequences lie in one Globicephala melas chromosome 15, mGloMel1.2, whole genome shotgun sequence genomic window:
- the HIRIP3 gene encoding LOW QUALITY PROTEIN: HIRA-interacting protein 3 (The sequence of the model RefSeq protein was modified relative to this genomic sequence to represent the inferred CDS: deleted 2 bases in 2 codons) yields MARENEMQEFTRRFFQGRPDLSTLTHSIVRRRFLAHAGRDHLEPEEKQTLKRLVEEELLKMQVDEAGGREKRLDVAKKAKRSPIPCRDPARKRFRFNSESEPSSAASSPDCFGLPAKNGMAAEVSPAEDENPKRASKKAIEESSDEEEQQRDLTAKMGLEKEEVKGSSEEEEEGSARKSKVWKEESSEEEEDEKKEEKEEEEKESKDRTRKKPGTKNKQAPGKASASRKQAKEESEDSEECAQGPGKKAKGKKGAKSHQESEKESEEEETLAKKKENREEEEDWKLTAQSSGGQRSSSLEERSCKQKSRASRLLGSPGGQEEQKERSAAGSGNSSGEDEEPLVQRKSKDKTQWKGGKRQSGSSEEDGKDSWRKMTPTTGKTANVGSINGEASDSEKEVSDSEAEGTPKKERKNRSSKKSSKKGRTRSSSSSSTDGSPEHKGRKAGSGRPGEDHPSVMRLKRYIRACGAHRNYKKLLGSCRSHKERLSVLRAELEALGMKGNPSLEKCRALKEQREEAAEVASLDITNIISGSGRPRRRTAWNPAGAAAPPGELYCRTLDSEEERPRPPPPDWSHMRGIISSDGESN; encoded by the exons ATGGCTCGGGAGAATGAGATGCAGGAGTTCACCCGTAGGTTCTTCCAAGGCCGCCCGGACCTCAG CACGCTTACGCACTCCATCGTGCGGCGGAGGTTCTTGGCTCACGCGGGCCGCGACCACCTGGAGCCCGAGGAGAAGCAGACGCTGAAGCGGCTAGTGGAGGAGGAGCTGCTGAAGATGCAG GTGGATGAAGCGGGTGGCAGGGAAAAGAGGCTCGACGTTGCCAAGAAGGCCAAGAGGTCTCCCATCCCCTGCCGTGACCCAGCGAGAAAAAGGTTCCGTTTCAATTCGGAGTCAG AGCCCAGCTCTGCAGCCTCCAGTCCAGACTGCTTCGGCCTCCCAGCAAAGAATGGGATGGCAGCAGAAGTCAGTCCAGCCGAGGATGAGAATCCAAAGCGAGCCTCAAAGAAAGCAATTGAGGAGAGCAGTGACGAGGAAGAACAGCAGAGGGACCTGACTGCAAAAATGGGATTAGAGAAGGAGGAGGTGAAGGGGAGcagtgaggaggaggaagagggctcTGCCAGAAAGAGTAAGGTCTGGAAAGAAGAAAgcagtgaggaagaggaagatgagaaaaaggaagagaaggaggaggaggaaaaggagtccAAGGACAGGACTAGGAAGAAGCCTGGGACAAAGAACAAGCAGGCACCAGGCAAGGCCTCAGCCAGTAGGAAACAGGCCAAGGAGGAGAGTGAAGACAGTGAGGAATGTGCCCAGGGGCCAGGAAAGAaggcaaagggaaagaaaggagctAAAAGCCACCAGGAGAGTGAAAAGGAGAGTGAGGAGGAGGAGACCCTagccaagaagaaagagaacagagaggaagaagaggattgGAAACTCACAGCCCAGAGCAGTGGAGGTCAAAGGTCCTCCTCTTTGGAGGAGAGGAGCTGTAAGCAGAAAAGCAGGGCATCAAGACTGCTGGGATCCCCGGGGGGACAG gaggaacagaaggaaagatCAGCAGCAGGCAGTGGGAATAGTAGTGGGGAAGATGAAGAGCCCCTAGTGCAGAGGAAGAGCAAAGACAAGACCCAGTGGAAGGGTGGGAAAAGGCAGAGTGGAAGCAGTGAGGAGGATGGGAAAGACAGCTGGAGGAAGATGACGCCAACTACTGGAAAGACAGCCAACGTGGGCAGTATCAATGGTGAGGCAAGTGACTCGGAGAAGGAGGTGAGTGACAGCGAGGCAGAGGGAACCcccaagaaggagaggaagaaccGCTCTTCCAAGAAGAGCTCCAAGAAAGGCAGGACACGaagctcctcctcctcttccacagATGGCAGTCCAGAACATAAAGGCAGGAAG GCTGGCTCTGGTCGCCCTGGTGAGGACCACCCATCTGTGATGAGGCTAAAGCGCTACATTCGGGCCTGTGGGGCTCATCGAAACTACAAGAAGCTGCTGGGCTCCTGCCGTTCACACAAGGAACGCCTGAGTGTTCTCCGGGCAGAACTGGAAGCCCTGGGCATGAAGG GTAACCCTTCCTTAGAGAAGTGTCGGGCCCTGAAGGAGCAGCGG GAAGAGGCAGCTGAGGTAGCCTCCTTGGACATTACCAACATCATCAGTGGTTCAG GCCGGCCACGCAGACGCACAGCCTGGAACCCTGCAGGAGCAGCAGCCCCACCAGGGGAGCTATACTGCAGGACCCTGGACTCAGAGGAAGAgcggccccgc
- the INO80E gene encoding INO80 complex subunit E isoform X3, with product MNGPADGEVDYKKKYRNLKRKLKFLIYEHECFQEELRKAQRKLLKVSRDKSFLLDRLLQYENVDEDSSDSDATASSDNSETEGTSKLSDTPAPKRKRSPPLGGAPSPTSLSLPPSTGFPLQASGAPSPYLSSLASPTYPPFPSDYLALQLPEPSPLRPKREKRPRLPRKLKRAYSGCSAEEELDLGEAEGRESRWR from the exons ATGAACGGGCCGGCGGACGGCGAAGTGGACTACAAGAAGAAATACCGGAACCTGAAGCGGAAGCTCAAATTCCTCATCTAC GAACACGAGTGCTTCCAGGAGGAACTGAGGAAGGCGCAGAGGAAATTGCTGAAGGTGTCCCGGGACAAGAG tttcctcctagACCGACTTTTGCAGTACGAGAACGTGGATGAAGACTCCTCTG ACTCAGATGCCACTGCATCTTCAGATAACAGCGAGACAGAGGGGACATCCAAGTTGTCGGACACGCCAGCCCCTAAGAG GAAGAGAAGCCCTCCGCTGGGgggtgccccctcccccaccagcctctccctgcctccttcaACAGGGTTTCCCCTTCAGGCCTCTGGGGCCCCCTCCCCATACCTGAGCTCG ctggcttcccccaccTACCCCCCATTCCCTTCTGACTACCTGGCCCTGCAGCTGCCCGAGCCCAGCCCCCTGAGGCCCAAGCGGGAGAAACGGCCCCGCCTGCCCCGGAAACTCAAG AGAGCTTACTCTGGCTGCAGTGCGGAGGAGGAGCTGGATCTGGGAGAGGCTGAAGGCAGGGAGTCCAG